In Thermococcus sp. JdF3, a genomic segment contains:
- a CDS encoding TIGR00375 family protein → MQVDADLHIHSRYSKAVSKAMTIPNLAENARFKGLGLVGTGDILNPMWEAELLRYAEKVEEGTYERKGVRFLLTAEVEDDRRVHHVLIFPSIETVREMRERLRPYSQDIDREGRPHLSLSASEIADLANELDVLIGPAHAFTPWTSLYKEYDSLREAYQGAKVQFLELGLSADSEMADRIKAHHPLTYLSNSDAHSPMPHRLGREFNRFEVEDATFEEIRKAILKRGGRKTVLNAGLDPRLGKYHLTACSRCYAKYSPEEARAFKWKCPKCGGRIKKGVHDRILELADTEERPKDRPPYLRLAPLAEIIAMVIGKGVETKAVRVIWERFLKEFGSEIRVLVDVPLEGLAEVHEEVAKAVWVYREGKLIVIPGGGGKYGEIRLPEEIRTASIAELESLEVEVPKEEYRPKQTSLMKFLRGAPK, encoded by the coding sequence ATGCAGGTTGATGCCGACCTTCACATTCACTCGCGCTACTCCAAAGCGGTCTCAAAAGCCATGACTATTCCCAATCTCGCCGAGAACGCCCGCTTTAAGGGCCTCGGCCTGGTTGGAACGGGGGACATACTCAATCCCATGTGGGAGGCCGAGCTCCTGAGGTACGCGGAAAAAGTGGAGGAAGGAACCTACGAGAGGAAAGGGGTCAGGTTCCTCCTGACGGCTGAGGTCGAGGACGACAGAAGGGTTCATCACGTGCTAATCTTCCCGAGCATAGAGACCGTGAGGGAAATGCGCGAGAGGCTAAGGCCGTACTCCCAGGACATAGACAGGGAGGGCAGGCCGCACCTGAGCCTTTCAGCTTCGGAAATAGCCGACCTGGCGAACGAGCTGGACGTTCTCATCGGGCCCGCCCACGCCTTCACCCCCTGGACGAGCCTCTACAAGGAGTACGACAGCCTCAGGGAAGCCTACCAGGGGGCAAAGGTCCAGTTCCTTGAGCTCGGCCTTTCGGCGGATTCGGAGATGGCCGACAGGATAAAGGCCCACCACCCCCTGACCTACCTCAGCAACAGCGACGCCCATTCCCCGATGCCCCACCGCCTCGGAAGGGAGTTCAACCGCTTCGAAGTGGAGGACGCGACCTTCGAGGAGATACGTAAGGCCATTCTGAAGCGTGGAGGGAGAAAAACCGTCCTCAACGCCGGCCTCGACCCGAGGCTGGGCAAGTACCACCTTACGGCATGCTCCCGCTGTTATGCAAAGTATTCGCCGGAGGAGGCACGGGCGTTCAAGTGGAAGTGCCCGAAGTGCGGCGGCAGGATAAAGAAGGGCGTTCACGACAGAATCCTCGAGCTGGCCGACACGGAGGAGAGACCGAAGGACAGGCCGCCCTACCTCCGCCTAGCTCCCCTCGCTGAGATAATCGCGATGGTTATAGGCAAGGGGGTGGAGACGAAAGCAGTGCGCGTAATCTGGGAGCGCTTTTTGAAGGAGTTCGGGAGCGAGATAAGGGTCCTCGTGGATGTCCCGCTGGAGGGTCTGGCGGAGGTCCACGAGGAGGTTGCAAAAGCCGTCTGGGTCTACAGGGAGGGCAAGCTCATAGTGATCCCCGGCGGCGGAGGAAAATACGGCGAGATAAGATTGCCAGAGGAGATAAGGACGGCGAGCATAGCGGAGCTGGAGAGCCTTGAGGTCGAAGTTCCAAAGGAGGAATACAGGCCGAAACAGACGAGCCTCATGAAGTTCCTCCGGGGAGCCCCTAAGTGA
- a CDS encoding sodium:proton antiporter: MSVTGASNVLVPSVDLLVYVFFVVLAVGLVSLLVSRRFNVSYIPLFMFLGILVGPVLGLLNRNLANELFNYVRVFGLVMILFTEGHTLSWKMLKRNLKTILALDTIGLLLTAFIIGGIFSWLFHVPFIVGFLFGAIIGATDPATLIPLFRQYRVREDIETVIVTESIFNDPMGIVLASVAVAMLVPEASSARFLEAIAGYIGLYPAAVVFFLYQMGASILMGALLGVVGYNILKRTEVRDFPEIVIFSLVMAFGGFLLGELAQASGYLVATVTGIVLGNHKVFFRDDISVVKKVMRAVEREVHFNESLATISTIFIFTLLGASLDPEIIKGHIVQGVIIAFSLMLVARPLASLPVLKWRSFKEYLFISLEGPRGVVPAALASLPLTLGITYNNPDLIQWGETILSVTIITVLVTVLVETLWVPVLRRELLEVRSIEREMEKAGYRPNS, from the coding sequence ATGTCTGTGACCGGTGCATCGAACGTCCTGGTTCCAAGTGTTGACCTGCTGGTCTACGTGTTCTTCGTCGTCCTTGCGGTGGGACTGGTTTCACTCCTCGTGAGCAGGCGGTTCAATGTGTCATACATTCCTCTCTTCATGTTCCTCGGCATACTGGTCGGCCCCGTTCTTGGGCTCCTGAACCGGAACCTTGCCAACGAGCTCTTCAACTACGTCCGCGTCTTCGGCCTGGTGATGATACTCTTCACGGAGGGTCACACCCTCAGCTGGAAGATGCTCAAAAGGAACCTCAAGACCATACTGGCCCTGGACACCATCGGACTCCTCCTCACCGCGTTCATCATCGGCGGAATATTCTCGTGGCTTTTTCACGTGCCCTTCATCGTCGGGTTCCTTTTCGGGGCGATCATAGGTGCTACAGACCCTGCAACCCTCATCCCACTGTTCAGACAGTACCGCGTCCGCGAGGACATCGAGACGGTCATCGTCACCGAGTCAATATTCAACGACCCGATGGGAATAGTTCTCGCATCGGTGGCCGTTGCAATGCTGGTTCCAGAGGCGTCCAGCGCGAGGTTCCTGGAGGCAATAGCGGGCTACATCGGTCTCTACCCCGCGGCCGTCGTTTTCTTCCTGTACCAGATGGGTGCCTCGATACTCATGGGGGCGCTGCTCGGTGTTGTCGGGTACAACATCCTGAAGAGGACGGAGGTTAGGGACTTTCCCGAGATCGTCATATTCTCCCTTGTGATGGCGTTTGGGGGCTTCCTTCTCGGTGAACTGGCACAGGCTTCGGGCTATCTTGTGGCCACCGTTACGGGCATCGTTCTTGGCAACCATAAGGTCTTCTTCAGGGACGATATCTCCGTGGTCAAGAAGGTCATGCGGGCCGTCGAGAGGGAGGTTCACTTCAACGAGAGCCTCGCGACCATATCCACCATCTTCATCTTCACCCTCCTGGGCGCGAGCCTGGACCCTGAGATAATAAAGGGGCACATCGTGCAGGGCGTTATCATAGCGTTCTCTCTGATGCTGGTCGCCAGACCCCTTGCTTCCCTTCCAGTCCTGAAGTGGCGCTCCTTCAAGGAGTACCTGTTCATATCGCTTGAGGGCCCGAGGGGCGTCGTTCCCGCCGCCCTGGCCAGTCTCCCCCTGACTCTCGGAATCACGTACAACAACCCCGACCTGATTCAGTGGGGGGAAACCATCCTCAGCGTCACCATAATCACAGTCTTAGTCACGGTCCTCGTTGAGACCCTCTGGGTTCCTGTACTCAGGAGAGAACTGCTCGAAGTGAGGAGCATCGAGAGGGAGATGGAGAAGGCCGGCTACCGGCCCAACTCCTAG
- a CDS encoding HPP family protein, protein MEVESALERFYSLKLTDIMPGFETMPVVTADSDLLSILKILRTRHHVWVVDNRENMKLVGVIRYRDVIDVLLPPEAHKFKLGMTSKTMRSMLGGATKAEDVAERHVLTVEEDATVLDALMKMRKYRIQVLAVVKDGRLVGEVSLRILIDELLRLLRVGGAQWRA, encoded by the coding sequence ATGGAAGTCGAGTCCGCCCTTGAGAGGTTCTACTCGCTCAAGCTGACCGACATAATGCCGGGATTCGAAACGATGCCCGTGGTAACGGCCGACTCCGACCTCCTCAGCATCCTTAAGATACTCAGAACCAGGCACCACGTGTGGGTTGTTGATAACAGGGAAAACATGAAGCTGGTGGGGGTCATCAGGTACAGGGACGTCATAGACGTTCTCCTGCCGCCGGAGGCCCACAAGTTCAAGCTGGGGATGACGAGCAAAACCATGCGCTCGATGCTCGGTGGCGCCACAAAGGCGGAGGACGTTGCCGAGAGACACGTGCTGACGGTGGAGGAAGACGCAACGGTTCTCGACGCACTGATGAAGATGCGCAAATACAGGATTCAGGTGCTGGCGGTCGTAAAGGACGGCAGGCTGGTGGGCGAGGTGAGCCTCCGCATCCTGATAGACGAGCTGCTGAGACTGCTGAGGGTGGGTGGTGCCCAATGGAGAGCGTGA
- a CDS encoding cation:proton antiporter: protein MESVTWLLFALGLSLILAKIGDSIIERYELPGVLGELLMGMILGNLVYFGIVAPQYLPIVSGEAFTTDMTVVANFLAKLGIIFLLFLGALDADLEQLKKTGLTATVSTVLGVFVPLVIGWFALMEMGYPSREAFAGGVLLTATSIGLTVRVMMDLGVLKSEVGAASLSASVMDDFLGIALVIFAVGSGGLLELSVKIVAFFILTGVIWWFLVDYYIKFAERLHVEKGILGVVLGMMFLFAALAEGWFAAAIEGAFMMGLVLSKLPEGKRLMEDVKAIGYGLLIPFFFVHTGAMLNLTVFENANALILAAVLTAVAVFGKVAGRGLGAWITAWGRGRAFLFTKKNFWMSLQMGIGSVPRTEVALVDLMVAIHGGAISPEHAPEFIAATLIFITVSVLITPPLLKWAFREEIETTRAQKASAKVERIESTKKRIKELKGSG, encoded by the coding sequence ATGGAGAGCGTGACGTGGCTGCTCTTCGCCCTTGGACTCTCGCTAATCCTCGCGAAGATAGGAGACAGTATCATCGAGCGCTACGAGCTCCCGGGAGTCCTCGGAGAGCTGCTGATGGGAATGATACTCGGGAACCTGGTGTACTTCGGGATAGTGGCTCCCCAGTACCTCCCGATAGTCAGCGGGGAGGCGTTTACCACCGATATGACGGTGGTGGCCAACTTCCTCGCCAAGCTGGGCATAATATTCCTCCTGTTCCTGGGAGCCCTCGATGCCGACCTTGAACAGCTCAAGAAGACGGGCCTCACGGCCACCGTCTCGACGGTTCTGGGTGTTTTCGTTCCCCTCGTGATCGGCTGGTTCGCCCTCATGGAGATGGGTTACCCGAGCAGGGAGGCCTTCGCCGGCGGTGTGCTTCTCACGGCAACAAGCATCGGCCTGACCGTCAGGGTGATGATGGACCTGGGGGTTCTAAAGAGCGAGGTTGGAGCGGCATCGCTCAGCGCGAGCGTTATGGACGACTTTCTGGGCATAGCCCTCGTCATCTTTGCCGTCGGAAGCGGCGGCCTTCTGGAGCTCTCGGTTAAAATCGTGGCGTTCTTCATTCTCACCGGTGTCATCTGGTGGTTCCTCGTCGATTATTACATAAAGTTCGCCGAGAGGCTTCACGTGGAGAAGGGAATCCTCGGAGTGGTTCTCGGAATGATGTTCCTCTTCGCGGCATTGGCTGAAGGCTGGTTCGCGGCGGCCATAGAGGGAGCCTTCATGATGGGCCTCGTCCTCTCAAAGCTCCCCGAAGGAAAGCGCCTCATGGAGGACGTGAAGGCCATCGGCTACGGCCTGCTGATACCCTTCTTCTTCGTCCACACGGGAGCGATGCTCAACCTCACCGTTTTCGAGAATGCCAACGCCCTGATCCTCGCCGCCGTCCTAACTGCCGTCGCAGTCTTTGGAAAGGTGGCAGGAAGGGGGCTGGGAGCATGGATAACCGCCTGGGGACGCGGAAGGGCCTTCCTCTTCACGAAGAAGAATTTCTGGATGTCGCTTCAGATGGGAATCGGTTCGGTTCCAAGGACGGAGGTTGCGCTCGTTGACCTGATGGTCGCGATACACGGCGGCGCGATAAGCCCGGAGCACGCCCCGGAGTTCATAGCGGCTACGCTGATATTCATAACGGTCTCGGTGCTGATAACCCCGCCGCTCCTCAAGTGGGCGTTCAGGGAGGAGATAGAAACCACACGGGCGCAGAAGGCCAGCGCAAAGGTCGAGAGAATAGAGAGCACGAAGAAGAGGATAAAAGAACTGAAGGGCTCTGGGTGA
- a CDS encoding chloride channel protein, with the protein MAAKRQYLRKWGVVIAFSILAGIVGGIGAIVFRLAIGLVHGFFFGWLLPNVSYVVGGVNLGYVLLPTLGAFIVAFFVITCPEIKGNGIPEVIEAVIFKGGNIPGKFAVLKTIATAITIGSGGSVGREGPIGFIGAALTSILARWFSLSKEMKKLLVTCGLAAGIAGTFNTPLAGAMFALEVVYMGAFSINLVPIFIAAVTGNAITLAVLNRAVEIDIPGGIGHTLPELPLFFLLGLSLGLLAAFYARFLYRVVDGFSKANVPEIIKPAMGGFGVGVLGMLFPAYGIFGTGYEGMRMAFYGELAIGLLIILGLVKMLATALTLGSGQSGGVFAPSLYIGTMFGAAFGEVVRLLLPGLVSNPAVYALAGMAAFFSGMTQAPLTQILMVTELTRSYAVLPAVMTSATMGFLTARFFLGGESIYTLKLIRKGYHVKTGKPVILETISVGEIMTREPVYITEEQTLFDVEHLIGETGHDCFPVVNENMEVVGIIGIKDILKKPSGIKRMPVKRFIRRPYGVTYPTETAEDAFEKLMAYDQNLLPVLESPENRRLIGVVTKRDIYRAYYRGLEGMYID; encoded by the coding sequence ATGGCAGCGAAACGGCAGTACCTCAGAAAGTGGGGGGTTGTCATAGCCTTTTCAATCCTGGCCGGCATAGTCGGGGGAATCGGTGCGATAGTGTTCAGGCTGGCAATAGGCCTGGTTCACGGGTTCTTCTTCGGATGGCTTCTCCCAAACGTTTCCTACGTGGTTGGTGGCGTTAACCTCGGCTACGTACTCCTCCCCACGCTCGGCGCGTTCATCGTCGCGTTCTTCGTGATCACATGCCCCGAAATCAAGGGGAACGGCATCCCCGAGGTCATAGAGGCGGTCATATTCAAGGGGGGCAACATCCCCGGAAAGTTCGCGGTTCTGAAGACGATAGCCACAGCGATAACCATAGGCTCCGGGGGAAGCGTTGGGCGCGAAGGCCCCATAGGCTTCATCGGCGCGGCTTTAACCTCCATCCTCGCGCGCTGGTTCAGCCTCTCAAAGGAGATGAAAAAGCTCCTAGTCACCTGCGGTCTGGCGGCAGGTATAGCCGGCACCTTCAACACCCCGCTCGCGGGGGCGATGTTCGCCCTGGAAGTCGTCTACATGGGTGCCTTCTCGATAAACCTCGTGCCCATATTCATAGCCGCCGTCACCGGGAACGCAATTACCCTTGCCGTCCTCAACAGGGCGGTGGAGATAGACATTCCGGGAGGCATCGGTCACACACTTCCAGAGCTCCCCCTGTTCTTTCTCCTGGGCCTGAGCCTCGGCCTCCTGGCGGCGTTCTACGCGCGGTTCCTCTACCGCGTGGTTGACGGGTTCTCGAAGGCCAACGTGCCTGAAATCATAAAACCCGCGATGGGCGGCTTTGGAGTCGGCGTTCTCGGGATGCTGTTTCCAGCGTACGGCATATTTGGAACCGGCTACGAAGGAATGAGGATGGCCTTCTACGGCGAGCTGGCGATAGGTCTGCTCATAATCCTTGGACTCGTCAAGATGCTCGCCACGGCCCTAACCCTCGGCTCGGGCCAGAGCGGCGGCGTCTTCGCACCGAGCCTCTACATAGGAACGATGTTCGGAGCTGCCTTTGGGGAGGTCGTGAGACTTCTCCTCCCGGGTCTCGTCTCGAACCCTGCTGTTTACGCCCTGGCCGGAATGGCGGCCTTCTTCAGCGGCATGACGCAGGCCCCGCTCACCCAGATACTCATGGTGACCGAACTGACGAGGAGCTACGCCGTTCTGCCGGCGGTGATGACCTCCGCGACCATGGGATTCCTGACGGCCAGGTTCTTCCTCGGGGGAGAGTCCATCTACACCCTCAAGCTCATCAGAAAGGGCTACCACGTGAAGACCGGAAAGCCCGTCATCCTTGAAACCATATCTGTCGGCGAGATAATGACGCGGGAGCCGGTTTACATCACGGAGGAGCAGACCCTCTTTGACGTGGAGCACCTGATAGGCGAAACCGGCCACGACTGCTTCCCTGTGGTCAACGAAAACATGGAGGTAGTGGGCATAATCGGCATAAAGGACATCCTGAAAAAACCCTCGGGCATCAAGAGAATGCCGGTGAAGCGGTTCATCCGCCGGCCCTACGGGGTAACTTACCCGACGGAGACGGCCGAGGATGCCTTTGAGAAGCTCATGGCCTACGACCAGAACCTTCTGCCCGTCCTGGAAAGCCCGGAGAACAGGAGGCTCATCGGGGTCGTGACCAAAAGGGACATATACCGCGCCTACTACCGCGGTCTGGAAGGAATGTACATAGACTGA